DNA from Aliarcobacter skirrowii CCUG 10374:
CAAAAAATATAAGCACTCTTATAAAAATTTAGATTATTTAAATTTAGATGAGAAGCAAGTAAAAGCTATAAAAAATATTCTTTTAGATCTAAAAGATGAGTATAAAGATTTTTATGAATTTAAAGATGATATTGAAGATGATATTGAAGATTTAATAGAAGAGTCAAATTTTGATGAGAATTTATATATTCAAAAAAGTATGGAAATTAAAAAAAAGGCTACAATTTTAGAAGCTAAAAGAATAAAAAAGATATTAGAGATTTTAAATGAAGAGCAAAGAGATGAATTTGCAGATCATTTCAAGGAGTGGATAATTGAATAAAAAGGTTTTGTTGGTTGAAGATGATTTACAAATGCAATCTTTGATAGTTGATTATCTAAAAGATTATGGATTTATTGTTACTGCTTTTGATAATCCAAAAGATGTTTTAGAAGATTTTAAAATAAACAATGACTACTCTATTATAATTTTAGATTTAATGCTTCCATTTATGGATGGATTTGATCTGTTTAATAAGCTAAAAGAGATTAAAAATATACCTATAATTATCTCAACTGCAAGAGGTGATATAGGAAACAAAATACATGGATTTGAGCTTGGAGCTGATGATTATTTGGCAAAACCCTATGAACCAAGAGAGTTGGTTTTAAGAATAGAGTCTATTTTAAAAAGAAATTCAACTAAATCTTTTAAAGTTGGTGATTTTACAATAGATAAAGATAGCAGAACTATTTTAATTGATAATTATGCAATTGACTTCACAAAAATAGAGTTTGAAATTTTTATATATTTAGTTGAAAATCAAAACAAAATATCCTCAAGAGAGCAGATTTTAAATTCTACTTCTTTGGATTTGGATACAAGAAATAGAACTATTGATATGCATATTTCAAATATTAGAGCAAAAATTGGTGATGATTCAAAAAACCCTAAATATATAAAATCTATTTGGGGAATTGGTTATAAGTTTGTAGGTTAATATGTCGATTTTTAAAAAATTAACTATCCTTTTTATTTTAAGTTTTATTCTTATGAGCATAATTGGAGTATGGATTGATAATATAAACTCAAAGAAAATAGATAATTTTGCTAAAGAGAAGTATTTAAAGATAATTGATGATATTTTTAGAAATATAGAGAATAAAAGCTATGTAAATTCTTTGGTAGAAAAGAACAGTTTACAAATAGTAAAAAATTTAGATGAAAATAACTTAGAAGTTATTTACTCTTTAGATTCAACATTTGGAAATATTTCAATACTAAAATATAAATCATCAAATATCTATATTCTAAAAATAAAATATTTGGATGAAATACATATTTTCAAAGCTTTAGATGAAGAGAGTTTAAGCGATAAAACTATTTTAAATATCTTAGTATTTATAGATGTTTTCGCACTTTTATTAATGTTTTTATTTATAATCAAACTTTTAAGTCCTCTAAAAACAATAACAAAAGATATAAAATCTTTTGCAAATGGTAATTTATCAACAAGAATAGATATAAAAACAGATGATGAGATAGGAACTTTAGCATCTAATTTTAACTCTATGGCAAGTTCACTTGAAAACTCTATAAAAACAAGAGAAGCTCTACTTCGTGATATTGGACATGAGCTAAGAACCCCAATAGCAAAAGGAAAATTTGCAATAGAAAAAATTGATGATTTTTCTCAAAAAGAGCTACTTAAAAAGATTTTTAATGATTTAGAAAAACTCACAAATGAACTAATAGAGCTTGAAAAACTAAATATTACAAACTTAGA
Protein-coding regions in this window:
- a CDS encoding ArsS family sensor histidine kinase, translated to MSIFKKLTILFILSFILMSIIGVWIDNINSKKIDNFAKEKYLKIIDDIFRNIENKSYVNSLVEKNSLQIVKNLDENNLEVIYSLDSTFGNISILKYKSSNIYILKIKYLDEIHIFKALDEESLSDKTILNILVFIDVFALLLMFLFIIKLLSPLKTITKDIKSFANGNLSTRIDIKTDDEIGTLASNFNSMASSLENSIKTREALLRDIGHELRTPIAKGKFAIEKIDDFSQKELLKKIFNDLEKLTNELIELEKLNITNLDIKIFSAETLVLESLGKLYLEDESKIKIDIYEDFKIEADLDYLSIALKNLIDNALKYAISFPIIIKVDKNEISISNSGEKLSKEFEYYLKPFTQELIQRDGFGLGLSIVKKIIDKHNFKLIYKYENNFNIFKIIFK
- a CDS encoding response regulator transcription factor — its product is MNKKVLLVEDDLQMQSLIVDYLKDYGFIVTAFDNPKDVLEDFKINNDYSIIILDLMLPFMDGFDLFNKLKEIKNIPIIISTARGDIGNKIHGFELGADDYLAKPYEPRELVLRIESILKRNSTKSFKVGDFTIDKDSRTILIDNYAIDFTKIEFEIFIYLVENQNKISSREQILNSTSLDLDTRNRTIDMHISNIRAKIGDDSKNPKYIKSIWGIGYKFVG